One region of Purpureocillium takamizusanense chromosome 4, complete sequence genomic DNA includes:
- a CDS encoding uncharacterized protein (COG:U~EggNog:ENOG503NXKS) yields the protein MTDWFMSCYIGILPIEMTLCVWDVFYEESKTLFRIALAIFKTGESKIGAVSDPLEMFGIKERRQERRDKTH from the exons ATGACGGACTGGTTCATGAGCTGCTACATTGGGATCCTGCCCATCGAGATGACGCTCTGCGTGTGGGACGTGTTCTACGAAGAATCCAAGACTCTGTTCCGCATCGCGCTTGCCATCTTCAAGACTGGCGAGTCGAAGATTGGGGCCGTGTCGGATCCGTTAGAGATGTTTGGC ATTAAGGAGCGTCGCCAAGAGCGCCGCGATAAGACGCACTAG